The Etheostoma cragini isolate CJK2018 chromosome 5, CSU_Ecrag_1.0, whole genome shotgun sequence genome contains a region encoding:
- the smarcad1a gene encoding SWI/SNF-related matrix-associated actin-dependent regulator of chromatin subfamily A containing DEAD/H box 1A isoform X2 — protein sequence MFNLDRFRFDKKAATTTNKDQDSGSKSPESEKENKPAQMKSVKASPKPHARGVVFEEVITIDLEEDKLLSETKTKIPITRKFKNPKGKSSQNVASDHTDDEEQEMEENINRLLEMFPQLSRTEVLEVIRSTSTLDGAVAACLLRFGDKEDQSRKRKQDGSSSSQEGGEIQPSKKRRSSVDSEEEEDDSKEPNWEKQEAMVRRLQKKFPDQDKEELRMVLQEHDWNVEDALQVLQMFSDPDASFSSPDTVEKKSSKSKSKDKSSKGHRKLTRHKDHGDSTSSRGQDDSSEDHIIITDTEEDRRDDSDATKDSEDSDSDDFKNRSSTFTLSTRLKKSSDSVSSSSSVKKTTTSSSLKPTSSSSAAQMLSRFASGTSIAKKQAAERKMKARESDDHVSSEGENDDEEETVSSEFEDSDDELDSNGGMTDLKKEILQFFQDASIDELSLIAGCSVKKAQKILELRPFDGWQSLIDVFHKENGLSDGLLLGCRVVLKERQVVLGLMSKCNTISSKMFKQVTQVMERGTGAMKQPSVLNSQYQLKPYQLIGLKWLLLLHEHKLSGILADEMGLGKTIQAIAFLAQLYQNGIDGPHLITVPASTLDNWVRELKLWCPSLRVLVYCGSVEDRRYLKHDLLSGEDECNVIVTTYNMAIGNANDRSLFRKLRLKYAVFDEGHMLKNMNSLRYRHLMEINAEHRLLLTGTPLQNNLLELMSLLNFIMPSMFSSSTTQLSKMFSMKSHEEQSRFERDRISQAKLIMKPFILRRVKSEVLKQLPAKEERVVSCPMSEKQQVLYQSLVNKLKASANGEKHELCNVMMQLRKMANHPLLHRQYYTTEKLKAMSRLMLKEPTHFDADAVLIQEDMEVMSDFELHRLCQQYCSISSYQLEHNLLLDSGKFLLLTELLASLKTQGDRVVLFSQFTMMLDIVEVLLKHLKHRYVRLDGSTPIANRIVLIDEFNTDPDIFVFLLSTRAGGLGINLTSANVVILHDIDFNPYNDKQAEDRCHRVGQTKTVQVIKLISKDSIDDCMLQLGQKKLKLEQDMTAAEGGDEGTIPEDMASLLKASLGL from the exons ATGTTCAATTTAGACCGCTTTCGTTTTGACAAGAAGGCGGCGACGACAACAAACAAAGACCAGGATAGCGGCTCCAAAAGTCCAGAGTCTGAGAAGGAGAACAAACCAG CTCAGATGAAATCTGTCAAAGCCTCACCAAAGCCCCATGCGCGAGGAGTGGTTTTTGAAGAAGTCATAACAATTGACTTGGAGGAGGATAAGCTTCTCTCCGAAACAAAGACCAAAATACCAATAACCAGGAAGTTCAA GAATCCCAAAGGGAAATCATCCCAAAATGTGGCATCAGATCACACGGATGACGAGGAACAAGAAATGGAGGAGAACATCAACAGACTACTGGAGATGTTTCCTCAGTTGTCAAGGACAGAGGTCCTGGAG GTTATTAGGAGCACGAGCACATTGGATGGGGCTGTAGCTGCATGCCTTTTAAGGTTTGGTGATAAAGAAG accaaagcaggaaaagaaagCAGGATGGATCCAGCAGCTCTCAGGAAGGTGGTGAAATTCAACCCAGCAAGAAGAGAAGGTCATCAGTG GattctgaagaagaagaagatgacaGCAAAGAGCCAAACTGGGAGAAGCAGGAAGCCATGGTCCGAAGACTGCAGAAAAAGTTTCCTGACCAGGACAAGGAG GAGCTGCGGATGGTGCTGCAGGAACACGACTGGAATGTTGAGGATGCTCTGCAGGTTCTACAAATGTTCTCAGACCCAG ATGCCAGTTTCAGCTCACCTGACACAGTAGAAAAGAAATCCAGTAAATCGAAGAGCAAAGACAAGTCGAGCAAGGGCCACAGGAAGTTGACGCGCCACAAAGACCATGGAGACAGTACAAGTAGCAGAGGCCAAGACGACTCTTCCGAAGACCATATCATTATTACTGACACAGAGGAGGACCGTCGAGACGATTCAGATGCTACAAAGGACAGTGAAGACTCAGACAGTGACGATTTCAAAAACAGAAGTAGCACTTTCACTCTGTCAACCAGGCTTAAAAAAAGCTCTGACTCCGTATCGTCATCCTCCTCAGTCAAGAAAACAACTACCTCTTCCTCCCTGAAGCcaacctcctcttcctctgctgctCAGATGCTGTCCAGATTTGCCAGTGGGACCAGTATAGCTAAGAAGCaggcagcagagagaaagatgaaggCGCGTGAATCCGACGATCATGTCAGCTCTGAGGGGGAAAATGACGATGAAGAGGAAACCGTTAGTAGTGAGTTTGAGGACTCTGATGATGAGCTGGATTCTAACGGTGGCATGACGGATCTGAAGAAAGAGATCCTCCAGTTTTTCCAGGACGCGTCGATTGATGAGCTGTCGCTTATCGCTGGGTGCTCTGTTAAAAAGGCCCAGAAGATTTTGGAACTGAGGCCCTTTGATGGCTGGCAAAGCCTG ATTGATGTCTTCCATAAGGAAAATGGACTGTCGGATGGCTTGCTGCTGGGCTGCAGAGTTGTCCTCAAAGAGCGGCAGGTTGTCCTGGGGCTGATGTCCAAATGCAATACCATTTCCTCAAAAATGTTCAAACAGGTGACTCAGGTGATGGAGAGGGGCACAGGGGCCATGAAACAGCCCAGTGTACTCAACAGCCA GTACCAGCTGAAACCATATCAGCTGATTGGTCTAAAGTGGCTGCTTCTTCTGCATGAGCACAAACTGAGTGGGATCCTTGCTGATGAAATG GGTTTGGGAAAAACTATCCAGGCTATAGCGTTTCTGGCCCAGCTGTACCAGAATGGAATAGACGGTCCTCACCTCATCACTGTGCCGGCCTCTACATTAG ATAACTGGGTCAGAGAGCTGAAGCTGTGGTGCCCAAGCCTCAGAGTGCTAGTCTATTGTG GATCTGTGGAGGACCGCCGCTACCTCAAACACGACCTCCTCAGTGGAGAGGATGAGTGCAACGTCATTGTGACAAC GTATAACATGGCCATAGGAAATGCCAACGACCGCAGCCTTTTCCGTAAGCTGCGTCTGAAGTATGCTGTGTTTGATGAAGGTCACATGCTGAAGAACATGAACTCTCTGCGCTACCGCCACCTTATGGAGATTAAC GCTGAGCATCGCTTGCTTTTGACAGGAACTCCTTTACAGAACAACCTCTTAGAGCTGATGTCTCTCCTGAACTTCATCATGCCTTCCATGTTCTCCAGCTCCACTACACAGCTCTCCAAAATGTTTTCTAtg AAATCCCATGAGGAGCAGAGCCGCTTTGAGAGGGATCGTATTTCTCAGGCCAAACTCATCATGAAACCGTTCATCCTCCGAAGAGTGAAGAGCGAG GTCCTCAAGCAGCTGCCAGCCAAGGAAGAGAGGGTAGTGTCCTGCCCGATGAGTGAGAAACAGCAGGTTCTCTACCAGAGCCTCGTAAACAAACTCAAGGCTTCTGCCAATGGCGAAA AACATGAGTTGTGTAATGTGATGATGCAGTTGAGGAAGATGGCCAACCATCCTCTGCTTCACAGACAGTACTACACCACAGAAAAGCTCAAAGCCATGAGCAGACTCATGCTCAAG GAGCCAACTCACTTTGATGCGGATGCTGTTCTGATCCAGGAGGACATGGAAGTGATGTCAGACTTTGAGCTGCATCGTCTGTGCCAGCAGTACTGCTCTATCAGCTCCTACCAGCTTGAACACAATCTCCTGCTTGACTCTGGGAAATTCCTCctcctcacagagctgctggccTCACTTAAAACCCAG GGAGACAGAGTGGTTTTATTCAGTCAGTTCACCATGATGCTGGACATCGTGGAGGTGCTGCTGAAACATCTTAAGCATCGTTACGTCCGACTGGATGGATCCACACCCATAGCCAACAG GATTGTGTTGATTGATGAGTTCAACACGGATCCTGACATATTTGTGTTCCTGTTGTCAACACGTGCTGGTGGCCTGGGAATCAACCTCACCTCCGCTAATGTTGTCATCCTCCATGACATCGACTTCAATCCCTACAATGACAAACAGGCAGAGGACAGGTGTCACCGCGTAGGCCAGACCAA GACTGTACAGGTGATTAAGCTAATCAGCAAGGACAGCATAGATGACTGCATGCTGCAGCTGGGCCAGAAGAAACTAAAGCTGGAGCAGGACATGACTGCTGCTGAGG GTGGTGATGAGGGGACCATACCTGAAGATATGGCATCTTTGCTCAAAGCCTCCCTAGGACTGTGA
- the smarcad1a gene encoding SWI/SNF-related matrix-associated actin-dependent regulator of chromatin subfamily A containing DEAD/H box 1A isoform X1 has protein sequence MFNLDRFRFDKKAATTTNKDQDSGSKSPESEKENKPAQMKSVKASPKPHARGVVFEEVITIDLEEDKLLSETKTKIPITRKFKNPKGKSSQNVASDHTDDEEQEMEENINRLLEMFPQLSRTEVLEVIRSTSTLDGAVAACLLRFGDKEAPDQSRKRKQDGSSSSQEGGEIQPSKKRRSSVDSEEEEDDSKEPNWEKQEAMVRRLQKKFPDQDKEELRMVLQEHDWNVEDALQVLQMFSDPDASFSSPDTVEKKSSKSKSKDKSSKGHRKLTRHKDHGDSTSSRGQDDSSEDHIIITDTEEDRRDDSDATKDSEDSDSDDFKNRSSTFTLSTRLKKSSDSVSSSSSVKKTTTSSSLKPTSSSSAAQMLSRFASGTSIAKKQAAERKMKARESDDHVSSEGENDDEEETVSSEFEDSDDELDSNGGMTDLKKEILQFFQDASIDELSLIAGCSVKKAQKILELRPFDGWQSLIDVFHKENGLSDGLLLGCRVVLKERQVVLGLMSKCNTISSKMFKQVTQVMERGTGAMKQPSVLNSQYQLKPYQLIGLKWLLLLHEHKLSGILADEMGLGKTIQAIAFLAQLYQNGIDGPHLITVPASTLDNWVRELKLWCPSLRVLVYCGSVEDRRYLKHDLLSGEDECNVIVTTYNMAIGNANDRSLFRKLRLKYAVFDEGHMLKNMNSLRYRHLMEINAEHRLLLTGTPLQNNLLELMSLLNFIMPSMFSSSTTQLSKMFSMKSHEEQSRFERDRISQAKLIMKPFILRRVKSEVLKQLPAKEERVVSCPMSEKQQVLYQSLVNKLKASANGEKHELCNVMMQLRKMANHPLLHRQYYTTEKLKAMSRLMLKEPTHFDADAVLIQEDMEVMSDFELHRLCQQYCSISSYQLEHNLLLDSGKFLLLTELLASLKTQGDRVVLFSQFTMMLDIVEVLLKHLKHRYVRLDGSTPIANRIVLIDEFNTDPDIFVFLLSTRAGGLGINLTSANVVILHDIDFNPYNDKQAEDRCHRVGQTKTVQVIKLISKDSIDDCMLQLGQKKLKLEQDMTAAEGGDEGTIPEDMASLLKASLGL, from the exons ATGTTCAATTTAGACCGCTTTCGTTTTGACAAGAAGGCGGCGACGACAACAAACAAAGACCAGGATAGCGGCTCCAAAAGTCCAGAGTCTGAGAAGGAGAACAAACCAG CTCAGATGAAATCTGTCAAAGCCTCACCAAAGCCCCATGCGCGAGGAGTGGTTTTTGAAGAAGTCATAACAATTGACTTGGAGGAGGATAAGCTTCTCTCCGAAACAAAGACCAAAATACCAATAACCAGGAAGTTCAA GAATCCCAAAGGGAAATCATCCCAAAATGTGGCATCAGATCACACGGATGACGAGGAACAAGAAATGGAGGAGAACATCAACAGACTACTGGAGATGTTTCCTCAGTTGTCAAGGACAGAGGTCCTGGAG GTTATTAGGAGCACGAGCACATTGGATGGGGCTGTAGCTGCATGCCTTTTAAGGTTTGGTGATAAAGAAG CCCCAgaccaaagcaggaaaagaaagCAGGATGGATCCAGCAGCTCTCAGGAAGGTGGTGAAATTCAACCCAGCAAGAAGAGAAGGTCATCAGTG GattctgaagaagaagaagatgacaGCAAAGAGCCAAACTGGGAGAAGCAGGAAGCCATGGTCCGAAGACTGCAGAAAAAGTTTCCTGACCAGGACAAGGAG GAGCTGCGGATGGTGCTGCAGGAACACGACTGGAATGTTGAGGATGCTCTGCAGGTTCTACAAATGTTCTCAGACCCAG ATGCCAGTTTCAGCTCACCTGACACAGTAGAAAAGAAATCCAGTAAATCGAAGAGCAAAGACAAGTCGAGCAAGGGCCACAGGAAGTTGACGCGCCACAAAGACCATGGAGACAGTACAAGTAGCAGAGGCCAAGACGACTCTTCCGAAGACCATATCATTATTACTGACACAGAGGAGGACCGTCGAGACGATTCAGATGCTACAAAGGACAGTGAAGACTCAGACAGTGACGATTTCAAAAACAGAAGTAGCACTTTCACTCTGTCAACCAGGCTTAAAAAAAGCTCTGACTCCGTATCGTCATCCTCCTCAGTCAAGAAAACAACTACCTCTTCCTCCCTGAAGCcaacctcctcttcctctgctgctCAGATGCTGTCCAGATTTGCCAGTGGGACCAGTATAGCTAAGAAGCaggcagcagagagaaagatgaaggCGCGTGAATCCGACGATCATGTCAGCTCTGAGGGGGAAAATGACGATGAAGAGGAAACCGTTAGTAGTGAGTTTGAGGACTCTGATGATGAGCTGGATTCTAACGGTGGCATGACGGATCTGAAGAAAGAGATCCTCCAGTTTTTCCAGGACGCGTCGATTGATGAGCTGTCGCTTATCGCTGGGTGCTCTGTTAAAAAGGCCCAGAAGATTTTGGAACTGAGGCCCTTTGATGGCTGGCAAAGCCTG ATTGATGTCTTCCATAAGGAAAATGGACTGTCGGATGGCTTGCTGCTGGGCTGCAGAGTTGTCCTCAAAGAGCGGCAGGTTGTCCTGGGGCTGATGTCCAAATGCAATACCATTTCCTCAAAAATGTTCAAACAGGTGACTCAGGTGATGGAGAGGGGCACAGGGGCCATGAAACAGCCCAGTGTACTCAACAGCCA GTACCAGCTGAAACCATATCAGCTGATTGGTCTAAAGTGGCTGCTTCTTCTGCATGAGCACAAACTGAGTGGGATCCTTGCTGATGAAATG GGTTTGGGAAAAACTATCCAGGCTATAGCGTTTCTGGCCCAGCTGTACCAGAATGGAATAGACGGTCCTCACCTCATCACTGTGCCGGCCTCTACATTAG ATAACTGGGTCAGAGAGCTGAAGCTGTGGTGCCCAAGCCTCAGAGTGCTAGTCTATTGTG GATCTGTGGAGGACCGCCGCTACCTCAAACACGACCTCCTCAGTGGAGAGGATGAGTGCAACGTCATTGTGACAAC GTATAACATGGCCATAGGAAATGCCAACGACCGCAGCCTTTTCCGTAAGCTGCGTCTGAAGTATGCTGTGTTTGATGAAGGTCACATGCTGAAGAACATGAACTCTCTGCGCTACCGCCACCTTATGGAGATTAAC GCTGAGCATCGCTTGCTTTTGACAGGAACTCCTTTACAGAACAACCTCTTAGAGCTGATGTCTCTCCTGAACTTCATCATGCCTTCCATGTTCTCCAGCTCCACTACACAGCTCTCCAAAATGTTTTCTAtg AAATCCCATGAGGAGCAGAGCCGCTTTGAGAGGGATCGTATTTCTCAGGCCAAACTCATCATGAAACCGTTCATCCTCCGAAGAGTGAAGAGCGAG GTCCTCAAGCAGCTGCCAGCCAAGGAAGAGAGGGTAGTGTCCTGCCCGATGAGTGAGAAACAGCAGGTTCTCTACCAGAGCCTCGTAAACAAACTCAAGGCTTCTGCCAATGGCGAAA AACATGAGTTGTGTAATGTGATGATGCAGTTGAGGAAGATGGCCAACCATCCTCTGCTTCACAGACAGTACTACACCACAGAAAAGCTCAAAGCCATGAGCAGACTCATGCTCAAG GAGCCAACTCACTTTGATGCGGATGCTGTTCTGATCCAGGAGGACATGGAAGTGATGTCAGACTTTGAGCTGCATCGTCTGTGCCAGCAGTACTGCTCTATCAGCTCCTACCAGCTTGAACACAATCTCCTGCTTGACTCTGGGAAATTCCTCctcctcacagagctgctggccTCACTTAAAACCCAG GGAGACAGAGTGGTTTTATTCAGTCAGTTCACCATGATGCTGGACATCGTGGAGGTGCTGCTGAAACATCTTAAGCATCGTTACGTCCGACTGGATGGATCCACACCCATAGCCAACAG GATTGTGTTGATTGATGAGTTCAACACGGATCCTGACATATTTGTGTTCCTGTTGTCAACACGTGCTGGTGGCCTGGGAATCAACCTCACCTCCGCTAATGTTGTCATCCTCCATGACATCGACTTCAATCCCTACAATGACAAACAGGCAGAGGACAGGTGTCACCGCGTAGGCCAGACCAA GACTGTACAGGTGATTAAGCTAATCAGCAAGGACAGCATAGATGACTGCATGCTGCAGCTGGGCCAGAAGAAACTAAAGCTGGAGCAGGACATGACTGCTGCTGAGG GTGGTGATGAGGGGACCATACCTGAAGATATGGCATCTTTGCTCAAAGCCTCCCTAGGACTGTGA